A window from Strix uralensis isolate ZFMK-TIS-50842 chromosome 15, bStrUra1, whole genome shotgun sequence encodes these proteins:
- the LOC141950099 gene encoding E3 ubiquitin-protein ligase RBBP6-like → MPCVHYKFFSLLHYDTVTFSGLHISLGDLKRQIMSHQKLKVTNCELQISNAQTGEEYTDDNSLIPKNSSVIVRRVPVRGVKTTSKTRVITRTEPVSGTPKAVCKNTTSHFFSTHCT, encoded by the exons ATGCCGTGCGTGCATTACaagttcttctccctgctgcactaTGACACGGTCACCTTCAGCGGCCTCCACATCTCCCTCGGCGACCTGAAGCGCCAGATCATGAGCCACCAGAAGCTGAAGGTGACCAACTGCGAGCTGCAGATATCCAATGCCCAGACCGGAGAAG aatacacagatgataacagcctgattcctaagaactcctccgtgattgttagaagagtccctgttagaggagtcaaaactaccagcaaaacacgagttat aactcGAACTgagccagtgagtggaacaccaaaagcggtatgtaaaaacacaacctcacactttttttctacacattgCACTTAA